Genomic window ([Empedobacter] haloabium):
GGCAGCAACGACGCGATCGACTCCGACGTCAACGGCGACGGCATCAGCAAGGTCGGCGTCAGCTACACCGACACCACGTTCCTGTCCTCCGGCGAGAACGACATGAGCTGGGACGCGGCCATCACGCCGATCGCCATCGACCTGAACGGCGACGGCATCCACACGATCGCCCGCGCCGACTTCCACGGCAGCTTCGACCTGCTGGGCACCGGCCGCGCCATCCAGTCCGGCTGGCTGTCCGCCGGCGATGCCTTCCTGGCCATCGACGCCAACGGCAACGGCAGCATCGACGGCATCGGGGAACTGTTCGGCGGCGCGGCCAAGGGCAGCGGCTTCGCCAAGCTGGCCAGCTTCGACAGCAACGGCGACGGTGTCGTCGACGCGCACGACGCGCAGTTCGGCGCCTTGGCGCTGTGGCAGGACGCCAACAGCAACGGCCGCACCGATGCCGGCGAGCTGATCTCCCTGGCGCAGGCCGGCGTCACGGCCCTGGGCGCAACGTTCGAGGAGCTGCCGTTCCTGGATGCGAACGGCAACCTCCACCTGGAGCGCAGCAGCGCCGTCGTCAACGGCCATGCGGCCGACATGACGGACGTGTACTTCAACGTCGCCGCCGCCGACGCGGCCGCCGCCGGCATCGCGGCGCCGAACATGGCCCAGCTGGTCGGCCAGCCGGAACTGCAGCAGCCTGTCCTGTAATCGCACTCACTACAACGAAAAGAAGACACCATGAAAACCATCAAACCCATCGTCCAGATCATCGCCGCCGCCACCCTGGCCATGGCGGGCGCCGCCCACGCCGGCGTCATCGTCAACTCCGTCGCCTCGCAGGGCCTCACGACGCAGGCCGGCGCCAACTTCGGCAGCGCCAGCATCGCCCGCACCGTGCCCGTGTGGAGCGTGACGGACGACGCCACGCTGCTGGCCTTCTGCATCGACCCTACCACGCCGATGTTCACCACCACGACGACGTATGCCGGGACGACCAACGCCGTCTTCGACGACGACGTCAAGCGCCTGTACTCGCAGTACTACTCGAGTATCGACTATTCGGGCATGGGCCAGGTGACGGGCGCCAAGCGTGTGACGGCACTGAGCTTCCAGCTGGCGCTGTGGGAACTGATTGCCGACGACGGCAACCTGGCCAGCGGCGCGCTGGCCGTTGTAATGAGCGACAACGGCCCCAAGGCGCAGATCATCATCAACGGCGCGGCCGCCATGCTGGCGACTGCGCAGGACGAGAGCCTCGCCATCGAAAACAAGTACCGCTTCACCACCTACGCGGCGGCCGGTTCGCAGAGCGTGGTGACGGTCAGCGCCGTGCCGGAGCCGTCGTCGCTGGCGATGTTCGGCCTCGGCCTGGCCGCGCTGGGCTTCGTCGCGCGCCGCCGCCGCGGCTGATCCGGCAACGCGGCGCCAGCGCCCGCGATCGTTGCGCCGGCGCGCAATCGTGCGCCCGGCGCCAGCGTGCTACATTCGCCCTCACCGAAAAGCAAGCGGCGAGGGCAGTGCATGTTGGGATTTACCGCACTCGAACTGGCCAGGATCCAGTTCGCGTTCACGATGGCGTTCCACATCGTATTTCCGGCATTGACGATCGGCATGGCCAGCTACCTGGCCGTGCTGGAAGGCTGCTGGCTCGTCACGCGCCGGGCCGTCTACCTGGATCTGTATCATTACTGGCTGCGCATCTTTGCCGTGACGTTCGGCATGGGCGTGGTGTCCGGCATCGTGATGGCCTACCAGTTCGGCACCAACTGGAGCCAGTTCTCCGAATTCGCCGGCGGCATCACCGGGCCGCTGCTGGCCTACGAGGTGCTGACCGCCTTCTTCCTGGAGGCGGGCTTCCTCGGTGTGATGCTGTTCGGGCGTACGCGCGTCGGGCCGGGCCTGCATTTCTTCGCCACCTGCATGGTGGCCCTGGGCACGCTGATCTCGGCCACCTGGATCCTGGCCTCGAACAGCTGGATGCAGACGCCGCAGGGCCATGCAATCGTCAACGGCCGCGCCGTGCCGGTGGACTGGCTGGCCGTCATCCTGAATCCTTCCTTCCCGTACCGGCTGGCCCACATGGGCACGGCGGCCTACCTGTCGACGGCGCTGTTCGTGGGCGCTGCCGGCGCCTGGCAGCTGCTGCGCGGGCGCGACGGCGCGGCGGTGCGCAAGATGCTGTCGATGGCGATGTGGATGGTGCTGCTGGTGGCGCCGCTGCAGGCGGTGATCGGCGACCTGCACGGCCTGAACACGGCGCGCCACCAGCCGGCCAAGCTGGCGGCGATGGAAGGGCACTGGGACAACCGTCCCGGCGAGGCGCTGCCACTGCTGCTGTTCGGCATCCCGGACATGCAGGCGGAACGGACCCGCCATGCCGTCGGCATCCCGCACCTGGGCAGCGTGATCCTGACGCACAGCTGGAACGGCCAGGTGCCCGGCCTGAAGCAGTTCCCGGCCGACGAGCGGCCGAACGCCCTGATCGTATTCTGGAGCTTTCGCGCGATGGTGGGCCTGGGCCTGGCCATGATCGCGCTGGGCGTGTGGAGCCTGTGGCTGCGCCGCGGCGGCCGCCTGTATGGCCAGCGCCGGTTCCTGCGTGCGGCCGTGGCGATGGGGCCGGCCGGGCTGCTGGCCATCCTGGCCGGCTGGGTCACGACCGAGGTGGGCCGTCAGCCGTGGGTCGTGTACGGCCTGCTGCGCACGGCCGACGCGGTGTCGCCGCATGGCGCCGGCACGCTGGCGCTGACCTTGGCGCTGTTCGTCGTCAGCTACCTGTTCGTGTTCGGCGTCGGCATCGCCTACGTGCTGCGGCTGGTGCGCAAGGGGCCGCAGGCGGCCGACCTGCAGCAGGCGCCGCAGGGCGGCCCGGGCGCCGGGCGCACGCCGGCCCGGCCGCTGTCGGCGGCGCAGGAGGGGGCGGACGAGGGATTGCCGTTGCCGCCTGACCGGGGAGGGGATTGACATGGACGTCGACATCACCGTGATCTGGGCCGCCATCGTCTTTTTCGGCGTGTTCATGTACGTCGTCATGGACGGCTTCGACCTGGGCATCGGCATGCTGTACCCGTTCGTGCCGGCGCGGGCCGACCGCGACGTGATGATGAACACCGTGGCGCCCGTGTGGGACGGCAACGAGACCTGGCTGGTGCTGGGCGGCGCGGGTTTGCTGGCGGCCTTTCCGGTGGCGTATTCGATCGTGCTGTCCGGCCTGTACCTGCCGCTGATCTTCATGCTGCTGGGATTGCTGTTTCGCGGCGTCGCGTTCGAGTTCCGCTTCAAGGCGCGCGAGCGCGAGCGCCACGTCTGGGACAAGGCCTTCATCGGCGGCTCGCTGGTGGCCGCGTTCTTCCAGGGCGTGGCGCTGGGTGCCTTCCTGAGCGGCATTCCGGTCTCCGGCCGCAGCTTCAGCGGCACGGCGCTGGGCTGGCTGTCGCCGTTCGCGCTGGCCGCCGGCTGCGGCACGATGATCGCCTACACGCTGCTGGGCGCCACCTGGCTGATCATGAAGACGGAAGGGTCGTTGCAGCAGCGCATGCTGCGCCTCACGCGGCCGCTGACATTCCTGATGCTGGCGGCCATCGTCGCGGTCAGCGTCTGGACGCCGCTGCGCTACCCGCAGGTGGCCGAGCGCTGGTTCAGCTTCCCCAATATGGCGCTGCTCGCGCCGGTACCGGCGCTGGTGCTGCTGGCCGTGTTCGTGCTGCTGCGCTCCCTGTCGCGCAACCCGCACCGGCTGCCCTTCCTGATGGCGCTGGCGCTGGTGTTCCTGGCCTACGCGGGCATGGCGATCAGCATCTGGCCGCACATCGTGCCGCCCTACATCACGATCTGGGAAGCGGCGGCGCCGCCATCGAGCCAGCGCTTCGCGCTGGCCGGCACGCTGTGCATCCTGCCGTTCATCCTGATGTATACCGCCTGGTCGTACTTCGTCTTCCGCGGCAAGGTCAAGGCGGGCGAGGGCTACCACTAATGGCGCCGCGCTGGCTGCGCCGGCTCGGCTGGCTGCTGGTGTTCTGGTGCGGCGGCGTGGCGGCGCTGGCCGCGGTGGCGGGGTTGCTGCGCCTGCTGATGCACGCGGCCGGCATGCGCTGAGCGCCCGCTTGCTTGCCAAAAACATAAGGTACGGGTAATCTGGCGCCGTCGGCCGTGCCCTGGCACGCCGGCGCCTGTCATTTCACTCTGCCAGATATGGGACCTGCATTGATCACGACCGTCAAGCGGCTGGCCGTCGCCGGCCTGCTGTGCCTTGCCGTCAGCGGCTGTGCCGCCTGGGAATCGGCAACGAAATGCCTGCCGACGACGCCCGGCTTTCCGCTGTGCGGCCTGTGACGCGCGGGCGCACGGCGCTGCTGCTGGCCGGCGCCATGTCGCTGACCGCCGCCATCGGCCACCTGGCCTGCATCGCCGGCGGGCCGCGCTGGTACCTCGCCATGGGCGCGGGCGAACGCATGGCGGCCGCCGTCGCACAAGGCCGGTGGCAGCCGACGCTGGTCACGCTGGCGATCGCCGCCGTGCTGGCGCTGTGGGGCCTGTATGCCTGGTCCGGCGCCGGGCTGATCGGCCGCCTGCCGCTGCTGCGCTGGGCGCTGGCCGGCGTCACGACCGTCTACCTGGCGCGTGGCCTGCTGTTCGTTCCGCTGCAGGCGCACTTTCCCGGCAACAGCCCGGCATTCTGGTACGTGAGCTCCGCCATCTGCGCCGCCATCGGCCTGGTCCATCTGGCCGGGCTGTGGCAGGCCTGGCCGCGCCTGGCAGGGCGCTGACCGGCCTATACCGCCGAGCCCGTGTCAACATCGGGGTCAGGCACGAAAGCTGACACGGGCTCGGCGGTAGCGGCGCAGGTCCCGGCCGCTTTCGCGCTGTTCAACCGTGCGCCCGGCATCCCCATGCGCAACGTACACTTCTCCTATGATTTTGCTAACGGGAGACCACTCCGTGCCGGGCCAGTCAGCGTGTTGTTCCGCCAGCCAACCCACCGTCGCGCCCGTCGCGCCGCCGCTCGGCGCTGAAGACCAGGCCCGGGCCGACCTGTACGCGTTGGCCGCGCGCCTGCTGCTGGCACCGCCGGACGCGGCCTTGCTGGCCGACCTGGCAGCGGCCGATCCGATCCTCGGCAGCCACGACGAACGGCCCCTGGAGGATGCGTGGGAGCGCCTCGTGCTGGCCGCTGGCGTCGTCGATGCCGCGGCGGTGGCGGAAGAATTCGATGGCCTCTTCATCAGCCTGGGCACGCCGCCCGTCAATCCCTACGGTTCCCTGTACCTGTCCGGCTTCCTCAACGATACGCCGCTGGCGCGCCTGCGCGCCGACCTGGCCGCGCTGGGATTGGCCCGGGTCGCCGGCGTCGCCGAGTTCGAGGACCACCTCGGTGCGCTGTGCGAGACGATGCGCGTGCTGATCCTGTCCGGCCGGCCGCTGACGCGCCAACGGCAGTTGTTCGACGCCCATGTCGCGCCCTGGTTCGAGCGCGGCCTGGCCGATATCGGGCGGGGACCGGGGGCGAACTTCTATCGTGTCGTGGCGGACTTCGTCGCGGCGTTTCTCACCATCGAAGCGCAGGCCTTCGCCGTCGACGGCACGGCCGATCTGGCGCTCGCTTGAAGGATCAACCATGACCGACATCGACTCCACCGCCACCGGCGACGAGCAGTTGCGCGCGCGGCGCGCCTTCCTGAAGGTCGCGCCACTGGGCGCCCTGGCGCTGGTGGCCGGGCCGGCTCCGGCCGCCGCAGCGGCGGCACCGGTGGCGGCAGCGGCGCAGCCGGCCCAGCGCGGCTATCACGAGACGGAGCACATCCGCCGCTACTACCAGACTGCCGCGTACTGGTAACCGAGGAGCACCATGTCCCTGCAAAAGATCACGCCCGACGAAGGCCGCCGCCGGCGCCGCTTCCTGGTCGGTGCCGGCATCACGGCCGGTGCGGGGGCGCTGGCGCGCCACCTGCCGTTGAACATCATGCAGCCGGCGGCAGCGGCCGACCCCGTGCCGAACGCGCCCGTCAAGACCGAGATCAAGCACACCGTGTGCAGCCACTGCTCGGTGGGCTGCTCGGTCGAGGCGGTGGTCAGCAACGGCGTCTGGGTGCGCCAGGAGCCGGCGTTCGATTCGCCGCTGAACATGGGGGCCCACTGCGCCAAGGGCGCGTCGGTACGCGAGCACGGCTTCGGCGAACACCGGCTGCGCTATCCGATGAAGCTGGTCAAGGGCAAGTACCAGCGCATCTCCTGGGACCAGGCCATCGACGAGATCGGCGAGCGCCTGCTGGCTTTGCGCCAGAACGCCGGGCCGGATGCGCTGATGGTGATCGGCAGCTCGAAGCACAACAACGAGCAGGCCTACCTGCTGCGCAAATGGGTCTCGCTATGGGGTTCCAACAACGTCGACCACCAGGCCCGCATCTGCCACTCCACCACCGTGGCCGGCGTCGCGCAGACCTACGGCTACGGCGCGATGACCAATTCCTTCAACGACCTCCATTACAGCAAGGCGGTGCTGTTCATCGGCTCCAACCCGGCCGAGGCGCACCCGATCTCGATGCTGCACTTCCTGCATGCGAAAGAGCTGGGCGCGAAGATGATCGTCATCGACCCGCGCTTCACGCGCACGGCGCGCTTCGCCCACCACTACATCCGCATCCGTCCCGGCACGGACATCGCGCTGGTGTGGGGCATCCTGTGGCACATCTTCGCCAACGGCTGGGAGGATAGAAAGTTCATCGCGGACCGCACCTACGGCATGGAGGAGGTGCGCAAGGAAGTGGCCAAGTGGACGCCGGAAAAGGTGTCGGACGTGACGGGCGTGCCGGAAGCGGCGGTGCGCACGGCCGCCGAGATGCTGGCGCTGAACCGGCCGTCGTCCGTGGTGTGGTGCATGGGCATCACGCAGCACCACGTGGGCACGGCCAATGTGCGGGCGCTGTCGATCCTGCAGCTCGCGCTGGGCAATATCGGCGTGCCGGGCGGCGGCGCCAACATCTACCGTGGCCACGACAACGTGCAGGGCGCCACCGACGTGGGACCGAACGCCGATTCGCTGCCCGGCTACTACGGCCTGGCCGAGGGCGCGTGGAAGCATTTCGCCACCGTGTGGGACGTCGATTATGAATGGTTGAAAGGGCGCTTCGGCTCCAAGGAACTGATGGAAAAGCCGGGCATCACGGTTTCGCGCTGGTACGACGCGGTCAACGAGCAGGCCCAGTACATGGACCAGCCCAGCAACCTGCGTGCGGTGTTCTACTGGGGCCACGCACCGAACAGCCAGACCCGCCTGCCGGACATGAAGGCGGCCATGCAGAAGCTCGACATGCTGGTCGTGATCGACCCATATCCCAGCCTGACGGCAGCCATGCACGGCCGCCAGGACGGCGTCTACCTGCTGCCGGCTGCCTCGCAGTTCGAGACACAGGGCTCGGTGACGGCGTCGAATCGCAGCATCCAGTGGCGCGAACGGGTGATCCAGCCGCTGTTCGAATGCAAGACGGACCATGAGATCATGTACCTGTTCGCGCGCAAGCTGGGCTTCGCCGAGCAGCTGTGCAAGCGCATCAAGGTGGTCCACAACGAGCCGGTGGTGGAGGACATCCTGCGCGAGATCAACCGCTCGTGCTGGACGATCGGCTACACGGGCTGCTCGCCCGAGCGCCTGAAGCTCCACATGGAAAACAAGCACACCTTCAATCCCACCACGCTGCGCGCCGAGTCGGGACCCTGCAAGGGCGACTACTACGGCCTGCCCTGGCCGTGCTGGGGCACGCCGGAGATGAAGCACCCGGGCACGCCGATCCTGTACGACCTGTCCAAGCCGATCGCGCAGGGCGGCCTGCCGTTCCGCGCGAACTGGGGCGTGGAGCACGACGGCCAGTCGCTGCTGGCGGCGGACGGCTCGACCAACCGGGACAGCGAGATCGATACCGGCTACCCGGAGTTCGACCACGTGTTCCTGAAAAAGCTGGGCTGGTGGGCCGAGCTGACGCCGGCCGAGCAGGCTGCTGCCGAGGGCAAGAACTGGAAGACCGACCTGTCCGGCGGGATCATCCGCGTGGCCATCGCGCACGGCTGCGCGCCGTATGGCAATGCGCGGGCGCGCTGCCACGTGTGGAACTTCCCCGATCCCGTACCGGTGCACCGCGAGCCGCTGCTGTCGCCGCGGCGCGACCTAGTGGCGAAGTATCCCACCTACGACGACAAGGCCAACTTCTGGCGCCTGCCCACCCTGTACAAGTCGGTGCAGGCGGTGGACTTCTCGAAGGACTATCCGCTGATCATGACGTCCGGCCGCCTGGTCGAATACGAGGGCGGCGGCGAGGAGACCCGTTCCAATCCCTGGCTGGCCGAGCTGCAGCAGCACATGTTCTGCGAGGTGAACCCGCAGGACGCGGCGCAGGTGGGCGCGAAGCTGGGCGAATACATCTGGATCGAGACGCCGACGGGCGCGCGCCTGAAGATGATGGCGATGGTCACGCCGCGGGTGCCGCCCGGGACGGTGTGGATGCCGTTCCACTTCGGCGGCTGGTGGATGGGCGAGGACCTGGAGAAGCATTACCCGGAGGGCGGCGCCCCGGAAGTGCGCGGCGAGTCCGTCAACACCGGCTGGACGTACGGCTACGACGCCGTGACGATGATGCAGGAAACCAAGGTCTCGCTGTGCCGGCTGGCGCGGGCCTGAAGGAGGAACAAGCATGGCCGCACGCATGAAATTCATCTGCGACACGGAGCGCTGCATCGACTGCAACGGCTGCGTGACCGCCTGCAAGAACGAGCACGAACTGCCGTGGGGGATCAACCGCCGCCGCGTCGTGACGATCAACGACGGCGTGCCGGGCGAGCGCTCCGTCTCCGTCGCTTGCATGCACTGCACCGACGCGCCCTGCCTGGCGGTCTGCCCGGTGAACTGCATCTACCACACCGAGGACGGCATCGTCCTGCACAGCAAGGACCAGTGCATCGGCTGCGGCTACTGTTATTACGCCTGCCCGTTCGGCGCGCCGCAGTTCCCCGAGACGGGTCTGTTCAACCACCGCGGCAAGATGGACAAGTGCACCTTCTGCGCCGGCGGGCCGGAACCGGATACCTCGGACGCCGAGTTCAAGAAATACGGCCGCAACCGCATCGCCGAGGGCAAGCTGCCCGCCTGCGCCGAGATGTGCGGCACCAAGGCGCTGCTGGGCGGCGATGCCGATGTCGTCGCCAACATCTACCGCCAGCGCGTCGAGACGCGCGGCTACGGTCCCGAGCTGTGGGGCTGGAAGATCGCCTACGGCCGCTCGAAGCGCGGCGAAACCCAGGTGCGGGGCGACCTGCCGCGCGAGAACCAGCAGGTCGGCGACAGCCAGAACGATCCATGGAGGATCCCGTGAGGGCGCGGCGGCTGGCAGTACTGCTGTTGCCCGTGCTGCTGTGCGGTTGCCTGGAAGTGGACCAGCACCCCGGCTGGAAGGAAGGGCAGTACGCGGGCAAGCGCGACAACCGGCATTTCCAGACCCGCTTCCACGGCGACCGCTTCGCCTGGATGGCGACGATCATGAACCGCAACGACAAGCAGAACGAATACAACCGGGCCAACCCGTAAGGACTTCATCATGGGACCTCTCATCTTCGCGCGCGCTCGGTCATGGCTGGCCTTCCTGCTGCTGCTGTGGGCCTTCGCGCAATTCGCCCACGCCGCCGTTCCCAACAAGGACGCGACGCCGGCCTATGCGGAAGAGCAGACGATGCTGCAGGTCGAAGCCGACTCGCGCACGCCCGAACCGGGCCTGGCCGACCCGGCCTCCGGCCGCGTGCACGTCGACCGGCACTACCTCGGCCAGTACGGCGCCACCGAGGGCAACGTCATCGTCCAGCGCGGCGGCAATACCTGGCGCGAATGGCGCAACGGTCCGCTCGCCACGACGGCCGGCATGATCCTCGTGCTGGCGCTGCTGGCGATCTTCCTGTTCTACAGCGCCGTCGGTCCGGCCCGCCTCGATGCGCCGGAATCGGGCCGGCGCCTGCAGCGCTTCAACCGCTGGGAGCGCTGGGTGCACTGGGCCACGGCCATCAGCTTCCTGCTGCTGGCGGCAACCGGCCTCGTCATCCTGTTCGGCAAGGTGGTGCTGCTGCCGCTGCTGGGACACGACATCTTTTCGAGCCTGGCCTACGTGTCGAAGTACCTGCACAATTTCGCCGGGCCGCTGTTCATCGTCTGCTCGGTGCTGATGTTCGTCACCTTCCTGCGCCGCAACATCCCGCGCCGCGTGGACTGGCAATGGGTCAGGCAGGGCGGCGGGCTGGTGACGCACAAGCACGTGCCGGCCGGCTTCTTCAACGCCGGCGAGAAGGCGTGGTTCTGGTTCGGCGTGACCTTGCTGGGCCTCGTCATGTCGGTCAGCGGCCTGGTGCTCGATTTCGCCGTCGGCCAGACCCGCTACGTGATGCAGATCGCGAACTACCTGCATCTGGCGGGCGCCACCTTCTACATCGCCGCCGCGATGGGCCACATCTACATCGGCACCCTGGGCACGCCCGGCGCCTACCGCGCCATGCGCGAGGGCTACGTGGACGAGGAATGGGCGCGCGCCCACCACTCGCTGTGGTACGAGGAAGTGCAGGCAACGGGGCAGGGCGGCACGCGGCCACCGCCGGCCGGCCACCCGCATCCCCGGCCGGGCCCAGGCAACGCACCGCGGGGGCACTGATGACAGCACCGGTCTTTCTGCGCTGCGCGCTGGTGCTGCTGCCGCTGCTGCTGGCCGGCTGCGAGCGCGAGCACGCGGCGGCCAACGGCGTGGTGCAGACGAAGTTCCCCGGCCAGGTCTCGGCCGGCGGCGGCACCAGCGGCGAGGTGATCGCCCGCAGCAGCCGGCCCGTCACCGATGCCACCTATGCCGGCGGCACACCGGGCATTGCCGGCGGCTCCGGCGGCAACACGTCGGGTGCGGCGACCGGCGGCACCGTGCAGGAATCCGGCCAGGGGCCGTCGCGCGGCACCAGCCAGCCGGACAGCGCGGGCCGTCCCGGCGCCACGCTGCCGCCGGGCGACATGGGCAAGCCGGCCGCGCCGACTTCGACCGAACCTGGTGCCGGCGGCGCGGCCGTCCACCGCGATCCGGGAGGGGCAAGATGAAGAACGTCATGCCGGGCGCTGCCCTGCTGCTGGCGAGCGCGCTGGCGCATGCCACCTTGCCGCCGCCGACGCCGCAACAGGCCGCGGCGGCGGCGGCCAAGAAGGCCCAGGCCGACGCCCAGGCGCAGCAGGACAAGGCGGCGCTGCTGCAGTCGATGGACGCGGTCAGTGCGCGCTGGCGTGCCCGCGCCGCGAAAGAAGGCTGGAGCACGCATCCGCCGGTAGCGGTTGCGGCGCCTGCCGCGGCAGTCACCGCGCCGGCAACGCCGGCCCCGCCAGCGGCGCCAGTGCCGGTGCGCAGCGAGAAGCTGGGTACGGCGCCGGCCAGCGAGGACGTCAAGGCCCGGCCCACGCAGCCGGTACCGCGTGGCACGCCGCCCACCGTCAACAAACCGAAACGCGAGATGCAATGAAACTGGGAAGCATGCCGATCGCCGTGATCATGCAGCGCCGCACGCCGCGCCACCGCTGGGCCGGCGAGGCCTGGGCCGCCGTCGGCATCGTGCGCGACAGTGGCAGCCTGCCGCCGCTGCGGATGCTGTCGCAGAGTCCCGAGGGCGACGACTACCTCGTCTCCGGCCTGGAGCTGGAGCTGTACCCGGACGAGAACGAGGGCTACTACGAGAACTTCATGGCGCCGGAAGCGAAAGTGTTCGTGCTGTGGCGCATGCAGGACGGTCGCGCGATGCCGGTGCGCGCTTCCGTCAGCTACGTCGAGGGCACGCGCATGTTCGACTCCGGCGAGAACGCCGACGGGGTGGCGATGCCGCCGGAGGTGCAGGCCTGGCTGCGCGCCTACCTGCACGCGCATTACCAGCCGAAGCCGAAGCGGGGGCGCCAGCATGGCTGAAACATCGCAGTCGGCCGGTTTCCTGCGGCGCTGGTCGCGGCTGAAAAGCGGCGTCACCGAGGAGGCGGTCGCGCCAGCGCCGGCCGTCGCCGAGCCGGCCCGGCCGGCACCGCCCACGCTGGCCGACGTGGCGCAGCTGGGCGCGGACGCGGACTTCAGCCGCTTCGTGACGCCTGGCGTGGACGGCGCGGTGCGCCGGCTGGCGCTGAAAAAACTGTTCGCCGACCCGCACTTCAACGTGCCGGACGGCCTGGATATCTATATGGGCGACTACACGCAGGCCAGTCCGATCCCCGCCGCGATGATGGCCGCGCTGCAGCACGCGCGCAATGTGGTCGGCCGCGTGGCGGACGAGGAGGACCCTGCCGCCACGACGCACCCCGACCCGGCCGATACCAGCAAGACCGATCCGACCGAACCGGCCGGCGCCGATCCTGGCGTCCACGCGCCATCAGCGGCGCCGGACCCCGCGGCCGACCCCGACCCGGACGACATCACCGTATGAATATTGCGTATTTCCCCGCGGCGCAAACCAGCCCGGACGCCACGACGCAGGCGGCCCTGGCCGCGCTGGCGGCATTGCCGGCTGCCCAAGCGCAGGACGCCGTCACCTACCGCTCCGCCGGCAATACCGTCGTCATCGGCGCCGGGCCGGAAGCGCTGGCGCTGGCCGATTACCTGGCCCGTGCGCTGCCCGTCACGCTGCTGCTGCGCGACGGCGCGGTACCCGAGCGCACGTATCCGGTCTTTGCCGCCGAGCGCATCGCGCTGAGCGGCTGGCTGGGCGCGTTTGCCGTGCGCTGGCAGGGCGGGGCGGACGAAGCGCGTTCCGCCGCGTTCGACCTCGTGCTGGACCTGGGCGGGCAGCCCCTGATCGGCACGCACCAGGCGCCGCACGGCTACCACGCGCCCGGGCCCGACCCGGCCGCGCGCCAGGCCGCCGCCGACGCGCTGCTGGACCTGGTGGGCGACTTCGAGAAGCCGAAATACTTCGCGTACAAGGAACGCCTGTGCGCGCACGGCCGCAACACGCTGACAGGCTGCAGTGCCTGCGTCGAGATCTGCTCGGCCGGGGCGATCGCGGGCGCCGGCGACCGCATCGAGGTCAATCCCTACCTGTGCGCCGGCTGCGGCGCCTGCACCACGGTGTGCCCGACCGGCGCGCTGTCGTATGCCTATCCCACCGCCACGCAGCTGGGGCGGCGCCTGAAAGCCGCGCTGCAGGCCTACCGCGGCGCCGGCGGCACGGCACCCGTCATCCTGTTCCATGACGCCGCCACGCCGCCCGCAGCCGCGCCGGGCGTCATCCCGCTGGCGCTGCACCATTCGGCGGCGACCGGCATCGACGTGTGGCTGAGCGCCCTGGCGTATGGCGCCGCCGGCGTCGCCGTGCTGCTGGCCGGGACCGAGGCGCCGCAGTATCTGGCCGCGCTGGAACGGCAGATGGCGCTGGCGCAGGCGATCATGGACGGCCTGGGGTATGCCGGCCCCCATTTCACGCTCGGCGACACGGGCCGCTATGCGCGCGGCGAGGTGCCGCTCGAGCCGGCCACGTTCGACATCGCCGCCAACAAACGCGATACGCTGGAATACGCGCTGGATCATCTGCACCGGCACGCCCACGCGCAACCGCAGACGGTGGCGCTGGCGGCCGGCGCGCCGTTCGGCGCGATCGCGCTGAATACGGCCGCGTGCAGCCTGTGCATGGCCTGCGTCGGCGCCTGTCCCGCTTCCG
Coding sequences:
- a CDS encoding 4Fe-4S binding protein; amino-acid sequence: MNIAYFPAAQTSPDATTQAALAALAALPAAQAQDAVTYRSAGNTVVIGAGPEALALADYLARALPVTLLLRDGAVPERTYPVFAAERIALSGWLGAFAVRWQGGADEARSAAFDLVLDLGGQPLIGTHQAPHGYHAPGPDPAARQAAADALLDLVGDFEKPKYFAYKERLCAHGRNTLTGCSACVEICSAGAIAGAGDRIEVNPYLCAGCGACTTVCPTGALSYAYPTATQLGRRLKAALQAYRGAGGTAPVILFHDAATPPAAAPGVIPLALHHSAATGIDVWLSALAYGAAGVAVLLAGTEAPQYLAALERQMALAQAIMDGLGYAGPHFTLGDTGRYARGEVPLEPATFDIAANKRDTLEYALDHLHRHAHAQPQTVALAAGAPFGAIALNTAACSLCMACVGACPASALQGGDTLPQLRFVEKNCVQCGLCANTCPEQAIRLVSRMSFKATRNTPFVLHGSQPFHCIRCDKPFGTVQMIETMLARLGGHAAFAGNLERMKMCGDCRVVDMMAPQDEMRVIPLRRG